One Nitrospirota bacterium DNA segment encodes these proteins:
- a CDS encoding tripartite tricarboxylate transporter permease yields the protein MGDVATYLFNGLIASLHPLNILMIFFGLAIGMVAGVLPGITMVNAIVLVLPFTYFMDITPALLLMIGIYCGGCYAGTITGILFNIPGDPMNVPQTWEGYALKKKGLGSIALGVAITTSAIGGLASGLIMTFASPPFIKIALQFSSVEYFAIVFFGLTSVVALATTSVLGAFISMLIGMFLATVGVDPHYGTFRFSFGTELLETGIDFIIVMIGLFAIGEILDMLETESCKDITKETTEKETTEKVKVKTNMPRPKDLWHLRGSISRGLGMGTIIGMISGAGAAIAAFVTYGVERQVRKAREKFGSGSMAGLAAPETAANASTGGAMMALLSLGIPGSAAAAVMLGAFKLKGINPGPLLFAENPHFVYTIFVGFLLTNFIMIFMGIGAAKVFAQLLRVPYAIMASFIVVFCSIGAFALRNDVMDIWLAMIFGIVGYLMRRMKLPVAPMVLGLILGPLAEDYFRVSMTMHQNNLLVFFTRPISAVFMVISFADLLYPLLKGKFRRQKS from the coding sequence ATGGGTGATGTTGCTACATATCTTTTCAACGGCTTGATTGCTTCACTCCACCCGCTGAACATCCTGATGATATTCTTTGGATTAGCAATCGGCATGGTGGCAGGGGTTCTTCCAGGGATTACTATGGTCAATGCAATTGTTCTTGTCCTTCCCTTTACTTATTTTATGGACATTACTCCAGCCCTCCTGCTTATGATAGGGATTTATTGCGGTGGCTGCTATGCTGGGACAATTACAGGGATACTCTTTAACATTCCAGGAGATCCAATGAATGTCCCGCAGACATGGGAGGGATATGCCCTGAAGAAAAAGGGGTTAGGTTCTATTGCTCTGGGGGTGGCTATCACCACTTCAGCAATCGGCGGTCTGGCGAGCGGATTAATTATGACTTTCGCCTCTCCACCCTTTATTAAAATCGCACTTCAGTTCTCATCGGTAGAATACTTTGCCATTGTCTTCTTCGGGCTCACCAGTGTAGTAGCACTGGCCACCACCTCGGTGCTGGGTGCATTTATTTCAATGTTAATCGGGATGTTTCTTGCCACAGTGGGCGTAGATCCCCATTACGGGACATTTCGTTTTAGTTTTGGGACAGAGCTGCTGGAAACCGGGATTGATTTTATCATCGTGATGATCGGTCTTTTTGCCATCGGGGAAATCTTAGATATGCTCGAGACAGAAAGTTGTAAAGATATTACCAAGGAGACAACCGAGAAGGAGACAACCGAGAAGGTCAAAGTAAAAACCAATATGCCCAGACCCAAGGACCTCTGGCATCTAAGGGGTAGCATCAGCAGAGGGTTAGGGATGGGCACCATCATCGGGATGATTTCAGGTGCAGGGGCAGCTATTGCGGCATTTGTCACTTATGGGGTTGAACGCCAGGTTAGAAAGGCTCGTGAGAAATTTGGTTCAGGTAGCATGGCCGGGCTCGCCGCTCCAGAGACAGCGGCGAACGCCTCTACCGGAGGAGCGATGATGGCATTGCTGAGTTTGGGGATTCCCGGAAGTGCGGCTGCTGCTGTGATGTTGGGGGCTTTTAAGCTTAAAGGAATAAATCCTGGTCCCCTTCTTTTCGCTGAGAACCCTCACTTTGTATACACTATTTTTGTGGGATTTCTCCTGACCAACTTCATCATGATTTTCATGGGCATCGGAGCCGCCAAGGTTTTTGCTCAACTCCTCCGTGTGCCGTATGCCATCATGGCTTCTTTTATCGTAGTTTTCTGTTCCATCGGCGCCTTCGCTCTACGAAATGATGTGATGGACATATGGCTCGCTATGATTTTTGGGATTGTTGGCTATTTAATGAGGCGTATGAAGTTGCCAGTTGCCCCCATGGTTTTAGGTCTCATCTTAGGCCCCCTTGCAGAGGATTATTTTAGAGTTTCTATGACCATGCATCAAAACAACCTGTTGGTCTTCTTTACCCGACCCATCAGCGCAGTGTTCATGGTAATTTCCTTTGCCGATCTGCTCTATCCTTTACTTAAAGGTAAATTTCGCAGGCAAAAATCATAA